In Candidatus Eisenbacteria bacterium, the sequence CGCGTCGGAGGCGCGGGCCATCCACGCGCCCTCTCCCAGCGTCGCCGTTCGCACCGTGTCGGGCAGCGCGTAGCTGCGCGAGAGGAAGTAGTTGACGAGCGCGGCGGCGACGAAGTTCAACAGGATCGTCACGATCACCTCGTGCGCCCCCGTACGGGCCTTCAGGAGACCCGGGATGGCCCCCCAGATCCCTCCCGCGAGGAAAGCCGCCGCCACACACAGCAGCCAGAGCCACGGGCCCGGAACCGACGCCAGGTGGATTCCCGCGAGGGCCATCGCGAAGCCGCCGACCATCATCTGCCCTTCCGCCCCGATGTTGAAGAGCCCAGCGCGAAACGGAAGCGCGACGGCGAGTCCCGTGAAGATGAGCGGCGTGGCCTTGAAGAGGACCTGGCCGATCCCGTAACCCGATCCGAGCGTCTCCCCGAGAAGCAGGATGAGAAACCGATCCGGCCTTGCGCCGAAGAGCCCGGCGAGAAGCGCCCCCGCGACGAGGCCGATCGCGGCGGCGACGACCGGCAACAGAAGGCGGCGGCTCGTCACGGCGAGAGCCCCACGAGCGCTCGATTCATCGCCTGGCCGTCCACCCCCGAGGCCTCCGCGGCGTAGCCGACCCTCCCCCTGAAGAGAATCGCGATCCGATCCGAGAGGGCGAGCAGCTCGGCGAGATCCCCGGTCACGAGGAGAATGCCGGTTCCCGCCGCGCGCGCGGCCAGGAGCCTTTCGTGCACGAAGGCCGTGGCGCCCGGATCGAGGCCCCGCGTGGGGTGCACCGCGAGCAGCAGACGCGCGCGCCGCGACATCTCTCTCGCCAAGAGAAGGCGCTGCTGGTTTCCGCCCGACAGACTGGCCGCGGGAAGCTCAGGGTCGAGGGGGCGGACGTCGAACCCGCGCAGGAGATCGACCGCGGCGCGCCGCCCCGGAAAGAGACGCCACGGCAATCCGACGCGCAGGTTCTCGCCGCAACTCATCTCGAGGGCGAGGCCCTCGGCGCGTCTGTCCTCGGGAATCCAAGCGATCTCATCGGCGAGTCGGGTCCGCTGCGGGGCTCCCCATCTCCGTCCGAGGATCTCGATCTCGCCGCTCTGGATCGGGATCTGGCCGGTGATCGCCCGGACGATCTCGGTCTGACCGTTCCCCAGGACGCCGCCGATGCCGACGACCTCGCCGGCGCGCACCATGAGGCTGACGTCCTGAGGCGCGCAGGCGCCGGTTCCGCACCGGAGCGAGCGGAGAGCCAGAACGGTCTCCCCCGGTCGGGCCTCCCGGCGCGCGAGCGGCGGCTGGATCTCCTCCCCGACGATCCACCGCACCAGAAGGTCCCGATCGATCTCGCCGGCCGCCGCTTCGCCGGCGACGCGTCCGCCCCGCAGGACGGTCACACGATCGGCGATCTCCGTCACCTCCGCGAGGCGGTGCGTCACGAGGAGGATCGTCTTGCCCTGCGCCGCGAGGGCGCGAAGCGTCGCGAAGAGAGGCCGCACCTCCGATGGGGCGAGCACGGAGGTCGGCTCGTCGAGGACCAGGATCGAGCAGTCGCGTTCGAGGAGCTTCAGGATCTCGATCCGCTCCTGCTCCGCGACCGAGAGCTCCTCGACCGGCAGATCGAGCGGCGCGTCCAGTCCATTCGCCCGCGCGATGCCAAGGAGGCGATCGAGCCTCGCCCTGGGCAGGGTCCGGAGTCCCACGCACTCGGGGGATCCGAGCAGGATGTTCTCCGCCCCGGTCAGCGCGCCCGCAAGAAGGAAGTGCTGGGCGCAGAGCCCGATCCCCCGCCGGAGCGAAACGCGCGGGCTCCCTTGCTCGAGCGGTTGCCCATCGATCAGGATCTCCCCGGCATCGGCGCGCAGGAAACCGGCCAGGATCGAGAGGAGCGTGGTCTTGCCGGCGCCGTTCTCTCCGAGGAGGACATGGACGCTTCCCCGCTCCACGTCGAAGCTGATCGCGTCGTTCGCGAGAAGGGAGCCGAACCTCCTGGTGATCCCCCGAAAGGAAACGACAGCGCCCACGGGCCAGAGTCTAGCGGATCGGGGCCGCGATCCGCCCGGCGAGAAGATCGGCCCGCAGTCCCTCCACCCGCGCGCGGATCTCATCGGTGATCCATCGCTTGTTGTTGTCGTCGTAGACGTAGTCGAGAGCCCCCTCCGCCAGCCCCATCTCGCGAACTCCCCCGGCGAAGGTCCCCTCCTTCGCGGACTGGATCGTCTCGAAGACAGCGATGTCGATCTGTTTGATCATGCTGGTCAAGATGTGCCCCGGGGCCTCCGCCTGCTGGTCCGCGTCGACGCCGATGGCGAGCTTGCCGCGCTCGCGGGCCGCCTCGAAGACTCCGAGGCCCGTCGAACCGGAGGCATGGAAGATGATGTCCGCGCCGTGATCGTACTGAGCGAGGGCGAGCTCCTTCCCCTTGGCGGGATTCTTGTAGGCGTTCGCGGTCACTCCGGCGTAGTTGACAAGGACCCTGCAGCCGGGATTCACGGCCGCCACCCCCGCCCTGTAGCCGGCTTCGAACTTGCGGATGAGGGCGTTGTCCATCCCGCCGACGAAACCCACGACGCCCGTCTGCGTCACCTGGCCAGCGACCGCCCCGACCAGGAAACACCCCTCCTGCTCGCGGAACTTCAGCCCGACGACGTTCTGGGGAACCACCATCCCCTCCTGCCAGGTGTAGTCGACGCAGGCGAACTTCTTGCCGGGGAACTCGGAGGCCACGGCGTTGATGTCATCGGTGAAGAGCGCGCCGATGCCCAGGATGAGCGAGGGAGCGCCCGCGGCCATCTGGCGCAGCGCGGCTTCCCTGTCGGTCCCCTCCGCGGGCTCCAGATAGTCGACCGTGACCGCCAGTTCGTCGCGGGCCTTCAGGAGACCGCGATAGGCCGAGTCGTTGAAGCTCTTGTCGCCGATTCCGCCTACATCGAAGACGAGCCCGACGTGCAGGCCTCCCGCGCCGGATCCCTTGCGATCTCCCCCCCCGCATCCGAGGAGCGCGCCGCAGAGGAGGATCCCCAGGGCGAGGCGGGCGCTTCGGCCGATGGGAGCCTTCGCCGGCCGCCGATGCAGCGGGCAACGGGAAGCAGTCTTCATGTCGTCTCCTCCTTGGGCTCTTCGAAACAGCGCCGGCACCGCGCCTCGTAGAGATCTCCCGAGCCGACGGCGATCCTGCCCGTGGCCCGGCCGACCCGCTGCGTCCGGTTGGCGGGATTCCCGCAGCGGACGCAGATCGCCAGAGTCTTTGTGATGTACTCCGCCATCGCGAGAAGCTGAGGCACCGGCTCGAAGGGCTGCGCCGTGTAGTCCTGGTCGAGCCCCGCGACGATGACCCGCTTGCCCCGATTCGCCAGCTCCTCGCAGACCTCCACGATGCCTGCATCCAGGAACTGGACCTCGTCGATGCCGATCACATCCGCCTCGGCCGCCACCGCCAGCACCTCCCCCGAGTTCCGGACCAGTCGCGAGGGGATCTTCTGTTGATTGTGGGAGACGATGTGGTCGGCCCCGTAGCGGTCGTCGGTCGAGGGCTTCACGATCG encodes:
- a CDS encoding ABC transporter permease, with translation MTSRRLLLPVVAAAIGLVAGALLAGLFGARPDRFLILLLGETLGSGYGIGQVLFKATPLIFTGLAVALPFRAGLFNIGAEGQMMVGGFAMALAGIHLASVPGPWLWLLCVAAAFLAGGIWGAIPGLLKARTGAHEVIVTILLNFVAAALVNYFLSRSYALPDTVRTATLGEGAWMARASDAFGFFRGSGLSTALPFALAAAIACDLLLLRSPLGFHWRILSGGLRRARYARLSPGLLSALSMGLAGAIAGVGSCYYVLGYKHYFEEGFTSGSGHVGIAVGLLARNRPAAIPVSALLFGVLSQGGLVVNQLVPRELVDVIVAAILMIFISLDARSREGGLRWISS
- a CDS encoding ABC transporter ATP-binding protein; translated protein: MRSARGWRDCGPIFSPGGSRPRSARLWPVGAVVSFRGITRRFGSLLANDAISFDVERGSVHVLLGENGAGKTTLLSILAGFLRADAGEILIDGQPLEQGSPRVSLRRGIGLCAQHFLLAGALTGAENILLGSPECVGLRTLPRARLDRLLGIARANGLDAPLDLPVEELSVAEQERIEILKLLERDCSILVLDEPTSVLAPSEVRPLFATLRALAAQGKTILLVTHRLAEVTEIADRVTVLRGGRVAGEAAAGEIDRDLLVRWIVGEEIQPPLARREARPGETVLALRSLRCGTGACAPQDVSLMVRAGEVVGIGGVLGNGQTEIVRAITGQIPIQSGEIEILGRRWGAPQRTRLADEIAWIPEDRRAEGLALEMSCGENLRVGLPWRLFPGRRAAVDLLRGFDVRPLDPELPAASLSGGNQQRLLLAREMSRRARLLLAVHPTRGLDPGATAFVHERLLAARAAGTGILLVTGDLAELLALSDRIAILFRGRVGYAAEASGVDGQAMNRALVGLSP
- a CDS encoding BMP family ABC transporter substrate-binding protein; this translates as MKTASRCPLHRRPAKAPIGRSARLALGILLCGALLGCGGGDRKGSGAGGLHVGLVFDVGGIGDKSFNDSAYRGLLKARDELAVTVDYLEPAEGTDREAALRQMAAGAPSLILGIGALFTDDINAVASEFPGKKFACVDYTWQEGMVVPQNVVGLKFREQEGCFLVGAVAGQVTQTGVVGFVGGMDNALIRKFEAGYRAGVAAVNPGCRVLVNYAGVTANAYKNPAKGKELALAQYDHGADIIFHASGSTGLGVFEAARERGKLAIGVDADQQAEAPGHILTSMIKQIDIAVFETIQSAKEGTFAGGVREMGLAEGALDYVYDDNNKRWITDEIRARVEGLRADLLAGRIAAPIR
- a CDS encoding thymidine kinase — its product is MSHDLPQGTGWIEVICGPMFSGKTEELIRRIRRAQIARQRVAIVKPSTDDRYGADHIVSHNQQKIPSRLVRNSGEVLAVAAEADVIGIDEVQFLDAGIVEVCEELANRGKRVIVAGLDQDYTAQPFEPVPQLLAMAEYITKTLAICVRCGNPANRTQRVGRATGRIAVGSGDLYEARCRRCFEEPKEETT